A single genomic interval of Selenobaculum gibii harbors:
- a CDS encoding dodecin family protein → MVVKVIELVGSSKNNWTEAVDNAVHEAAKTIHYIVGVEVTNFTANINEGEIVEYRANVKLAFKVK, encoded by the coding sequence ATGGTAGTAAAAGTTATTGAATTGGTTGGTAGCTCCAAAAATAATTGGACAGAAGCGGTTGACAATGCTGTACATGAAGCAGCAAAAACGATTCATTATATTGTAGGTGTAGAAGTAACGAATTTTACTGCAAACATAAATGAAGGCGAAATTGTAGAATATCGCGCTAATGTAAAGTTGGCATTTAAAGTGAAGTGA
- a CDS encoding spore maturation protein: MFGDFIQAVSIWSVPMIITSIIVLGLIKKIKVYECFVEGAAEGIHTVVKIIPFLVAMMVSIQVFRSSGAMGEFLSFGAPLFRVLGIPSELIPLAMMRPLSGTGTMGLGVDLMNFYGVDSLYGKIAATIMASSDTTFYILAVYFGSVGISKVGYSIFTGLFADLVAFFTAVYLGSLLFT; the protein is encoded by the coding sequence ATGTTTGGCGATTTCATACAGGCAGTATCGATATGGTCCGTTCCAATGATTATCACTAGTATAATCGTACTTGGCTTGATTAAGAAAATAAAAGTTTATGAATGCTTTGTTGAAGGAGCAGCTGAGGGTATCCATACAGTAGTAAAAATTATACCTTTTTTAGTTGCGATGATGGTTTCCATCCAAGTTTTTCGATCATCAGGAGCAATGGGGGAATTTTTATCCTTTGGTGCCCCTCTTTTCAGAGTTTTAGGAATACCTAGTGAATTAATTCCTTTAGCGATGATGCGACCATTATCAGGTACGGGAACAATGGGCTTAGGCGTAGATTTAATGAATTTTTATGGCGTTGATTCTCTTTATGGTAAAATAGCTGCGACGATTATGGCGAGTAGTGATACTACTTTTTACATCTTAGCAGTTTATTTTGGCTCAGTAGGAATTAGTAAAGTAGGATACTCTATTTTTACTGGACTATTTGCGGATTTGGTAGCTTTTTTCACTGCTGTTTACCTAGGTTCTTTATTGTTTACCTAG
- a CDS encoding D-alanyl-D-alanine carboxypeptidase family protein, producing the protein MIFLINMGGTNCFASSEPALTAKSAIVMDATTGKVLYAKDAESRRYPASTTKMMTLIVALENGNLNDVIEASENASKTEGSSLWLEHGEKLTLRDLLYGVMLVSGNDATVAVAEHIAGSVDAYAKMMTKKAHEIGAVHTAFTNSSGLPDTNHYSTAHDLALIAAYGYRNPLFEEIVSTKTKIIPWATNDYGRELFNENRMLWLYEGGNGVKTGYTNAAGRCLVSAAKRDGIQLVAVVLDSEFMWNDSIALLDYGFQKIKAVKLYNANAVIKNVSVNYGVKSDVDVVAKNDIVVPMVDEDKKNFVTVIDLPEKIEAGFHEGTKLGTLKIMYNNKEVATTDLIAANGVDKKSFFQTVYRSLNKVFNLFMTKFF; encoded by the coding sequence ATGATATTTTTAATAAATATGGGGGGAACGAATTGTTTTGCAAGTAGTGAACCCGCATTGACAGCTAAATCTGCAATTGTTATGGACGCGACGACAGGAAAGGTATTGTATGCTAAGGATGCTGAAAGCAGAAGGTATCCTGCAAGTACGACAAAAATGATGACGCTGATTGTTGCTTTGGAAAACGGCAATTTAAATGATGTTATTGAGGCGAGTGAAAATGCATCCAAAACTGAAGGCTCTTCTTTATGGCTTGAACATGGAGAAAAATTAACATTGAGAGATCTTTTATACGGTGTGATGCTTGTATCTGGAAATGATGCAACGGTAGCAGTAGCGGAACACATTGCGGGTTCAGTTGATGCATATGCAAAGATGATGACCAAAAAGGCCCATGAAATTGGAGCAGTTCACACAGCTTTTACGAATTCGAGTGGATTACCTGACACTAATCATTATTCGACAGCGCATGATTTAGCACTTATTGCTGCTTATGGCTATAGAAATCCTTTATTTGAAGAGATTGTAAGCACAAAGACTAAAATTATTCCGTGGGCAACGAATGATTATGGCAGAGAGTTATTTAATGAAAATAGAATGTTGTGGCTTTACGAAGGTGGAAATGGTGTTAAGACCGGATATACAAATGCAGCAGGTCGTTGTTTAGTATCCGCGGCTAAGCGTGATGGGATTCAATTGGTTGCAGTTGTGTTAGATAGTGAATTTATGTGGAATGACTCAATTGCGCTGTTAGATTATGGTTTCCAAAAAATAAAAGCAGTAAAATTATATAATGCCAATGCTGTCATAAAAAATGTTTCAGTAAACTATGGTGTTAAATCAGATGTAGATGTTGTTGCTAAAAATGATATTGTTGTTCCAATGGTCGATGAAGACAAAAAGAATTTTGTCACGGTGATTGACTTACCAGAAAAAATAGAAGCAGGCTTCCATGAAGGAACTAAATTAGGAACTTTAAAAATTATGTATAATAATAAAGAAGTAGCAACAACGGATTTGATAGCTGCCAATGGCGTAGATAAAAAATCGTTTTTTCAAACTGTATATAGATCATTAAATAAAGTATTTAATTTATTCATGACGAAGTTTTTCTAG
- the trpS gene encoding tryptophan--tRNA ligase, with product MTKGRIFSGMQPSGRFHLGNYLGALENWVKLQNEYECFFSIVDLHALTSAFENTSKIPENIHNMALDWLSAGLDPEKNVIFVQSKVKEHAELHLLLSMMTPLSWLERVPTYKDKLQQLGEQGKDINTYGFLGYPELMTADIILYKAEYVPVGEDQIPHLELSREIVRRFNNLYQPVFPEPQAQLSKSSLLPGIDGRKMSKSYGNEIPFAASPEELRERVRLIVTDPNRIKKTDVGNPDVCVAYKFHKIFNKENVNEICKCCKQAEIGCVECKKRLAEKMVDVMTDMHTRRAEYEANPARVKEILAYGAERARKVAAKTMEEVREAMHL from the coding sequence ATGACTAAAGGACGTATTTTTAGTGGGATGCAACCATCAGGACGATTTCATTTGGGGAATTATCTTGGTGCATTAGAAAACTGGGTTAAATTACAAAATGAATATGAATGCTTTTTTTCGATTGTTGATTTGCATGCATTGACATCTGCTTTTGAAAATACAAGTAAAATTCCCGAAAATATTCATAATATGGCGCTAGATTGGCTGAGCGCTGGGCTTGATCCAGAGAAAAATGTAATTTTTGTTCAATCGAAAGTAAAGGAACACGCTGAATTACATTTACTTTTATCCATGATGACTCCATTATCCTGGTTAGAGCGTGTTCCAACGTATAAAGATAAACTTCAACAACTTGGTGAACAGGGTAAAGACATTAATACATATGGATTCCTCGGATATCCTGAATTGATGACAGCGGATATTATCTTATATAAAGCGGAATATGTTCCAGTAGGGGAAGATCAAATTCCACATTTAGAACTTTCGCGCGAGATTGTTCGTCGATTTAATAATCTATATCAACCAGTATTTCCAGAACCGCAAGCGCAGTTAAGCAAATCATCGCTATTACCTGGAATTGATGGTCGGAAAATGAGTAAATCCTATGGAAATGAAATTCCATTCGCTGCTAGCCCAGAGGAACTAAGAGAACGAGTTCGCTTGATTGTTACTGATCCAAACCGTATCAAAAAGACAGATGTTGGGAATCCTGATGTTTGTGTAGCTTATAAATTTCACAAAATCTTTAATAAAGAGAATGTCAATGAAATTTGTAAATGTTGTAAACAGGCTGAAATTGGCTGTGTAGAATGTAAAAAGCGGTTAGCGGAAAAAATGGTAGACGTAATGACAGATATGCATACACGTCGTGCCGAATATGAAGCAAACCCTGCAAGAGTAAAAGAAATTTTAGCATATGGTGCTGAGCGGGCAAGAAAAGTTGCAGCTAAAACGATGGAAGAAGTTCGAGAGGCTATGCATTTGTAA
- a CDS encoding segregation and condensation protein A codes for MEAYKIKLDAFEGPLDLLMHLIEKNKINIYDIPIAEITEQYMGYLEQFQEFNIEIASGFLVMAATLLQIKSRVLLPKPPKSENDVAEEEIDPRQELVERLLEYKRFKEVSEVLDQLAVKQAKYFFKQPESLTTRYLPLEGLPLSSLVNAFKAVLSSAVEEAAIVERDPFTIEEKMEDIIFLLQKNKKTVLFTDTFSCISNKAEMVTTFLALLELIKLKRIFIEQQYAFAPIYIKLKGENDNVL; via the coding sequence ATGGAAGCGTATAAAATAAAATTAGATGCATTTGAAGGTCCATTGGACCTCCTTATGCATCTAATTGAAAAAAATAAAATTAACATTTACGATATTCCGATTGCTGAGATAACAGAGCAGTATATGGGATATTTAGAGCAGTTTCAAGAGTTTAATATCGAGATAGCCAGTGGATTTTTAGTTATGGCGGCAACTTTACTGCAGATAAAGTCGCGAGTTCTTTTGCCAAAACCGCCAAAGTCAGAAAATGATGTAGCGGAAGAGGAGATTGATCCACGGCAGGAGCTTGTAGAACGATTACTAGAATATAAACGATTTAAAGAAGTAAGTGAAGTCTTGGATCAATTGGCAGTTAAACAAGCAAAGTATTTTTTTAAGCAACCAGAATCTTTAACGACTCGCTATTTACCACTTGAGGGATTACCGCTGTCTAGTTTGGTTAATGCTTTTAAAGCAGTTTTATCTTCTGCGGTGGAAGAAGCCGCGATTGTTGAGCGCGACCCATTTACAATTGAAGAAAAAATGGAAGATATAATTTTTTTGTTACAGAAAAATAAAAAAACGGTTTTATTTACAGATACTTTTAGCTGTATATCTAATAAGGCAGAGATGGTTACTACTTTTTTAGCACTATTAGAGTTAATAAAATTGAAACGAATATTTATTGAACAGCAATATGCATTTGCACCAATTTATATTAAATTAAAAGGAGAAAATGATAATGTTTTATGA
- the spoVAE gene encoding stage V sporulation protein AE, protein MQDYIMVFIIGGIICVIGQLLMDLTKLTPAHVLVSFVVAGTILGGLGWYQPLIEIGGAGATIPLTGFGNSLAAGTIEAVDKQGFLGIFTGALTATSAGLMSAIFFGFLMSLIFNPKG, encoded by the coding sequence ATGCAGGATTATATCATGGTTTTTATTATAGGTGGTATTATTTGCGTTATTGGTCAGCTGTTAATGGATTTAACGAAGTTGACACCGGCGCATGTACTCGTTTCTTTTGTAGTTGCAGGGACAATTTTAGGCGGGTTAGGTTGGTATCAACCTTTAATAGAAATTGGTGGCGCTGGTGCAACGATACCTTTAACCGGATTTGGGAATTCTTTAGCGGCTGGAACAATCGAAGCGGTGGATAAACAAGGATTTTTAGGGATATTTACAGGGGCATTGACAGCTACCTCTGCTGGATTGATGTCAGCAATTTTTTTTGGGTTTTTAATGTCACTAATTTTTAATCCAAAAGGATAA
- the scpB gene encoding SMC-Scp complex subunit ScpB → MFYDELKGHIEALLFVNGDPLSVHRLADILNVDKENIEDLIVKLKTDMESSQRGLTIIKVAGGYQLCTKPELSEIIEALAQVVEPKLSVAALETLSIIAFRQPITKQEIEMLRGVRVDRVLTTLLERGLIEDVGRKEVIGRPILYGTTEEFLKCFGLDCIEDLPALPEKGIQAEIKDYV, encoded by the coding sequence ATGTTTTATGATGAATTAAAAGGGCATATTGAAGCATTATTATTTGTAAATGGAGACCCTTTATCAGTCCATCGGCTTGCAGATATTTTAAATGTTGATAAGGAGAATATTGAGGATTTAATCGTCAAATTGAAAACTGATATGGAAAGTAGTCAGCGTGGCTTGACAATTATAAAGGTTGCAGGCGGATATCAATTATGTACGAAACCAGAGCTATCAGAAATCATTGAAGCGTTAGCACAAGTGGTTGAACCTAAATTGTCAGTAGCGGCATTAGAAACTTTATCAATTATTGCATTTCGCCAGCCAATTACAAAGCAGGAAATTGAAATGCTAAGAGGTGTGCGTGTCGATCGTGTATTGACGACTTTATTAGAACGTGGTCTAATCGAAGACGTTGGGCGCAAAGAGGTGATTGGGCGGCCAATTTTATATGGGACAACAGAAGAATTTCTAAAGTGCTTTGGCTTAGATTGTATTGAGGATTTACCAGCCTTGCCGGAAAAAGGAATACAGGCAGAAATAAAAGATTATGTGTAA
- a CDS encoding site-2 protease family protein: MIFRIPALLIALTIHEYAHARVAVHLGDPTPRFQGRLTLNPIPHLDPIGLIMLWLVQFGWAKPVEVEARNFKNWRQGMMWVALAGPAANLIMAFLAMIVMVILLKFNVLTDWLIITLKMIYTYNIIFAIFNMIPIPPLDGSKVLMNFLPHKLAYQYESYSRYGSFILIALIYIGVIGAIIRPVQYFLNFLMNQFIMLIF; encoded by the coding sequence ATGATTTTTCGTATTCCGGCATTGTTGATTGCTTTAACGATACATGAATATGCACATGCTAGAGTGGCCGTTCATTTAGGCGATCCTACACCAAGATTTCAAGGAAGGTTGACTTTAAATCCAATTCCACATCTTGATCCGATTGGACTGATTATGTTATGGCTCGTTCAATTTGGTTGGGCGAAACCCGTTGAGGTTGAGGCGCGTAATTTTAAAAATTGGCGACAGGGAATGATGTGGGTTGCTTTGGCAGGTCCGGCTGCTAATTTGATTATGGCATTTTTAGCTATGATAGTTATGGTTATTTTATTAAAATTTAATGTATTGACAGATTGGTTAATTATTACATTGAAAATGATTTATACCTATAACATTATCTTTGCCATTTTTAATATGATCCCTATTCCGCCGCTTGATGGGTCTAAAGTTTTAATGAACTTTCTGCCACATAAACTGGCTTATCAATATGAAAGTTACAGCAGATATGGATCATTTATTCTTATTGCATTAATTTATATCGGTGTAATTGGGGCGATTATTCGTCCTGTCCAATATTTTTTAAATTTTTTAATGAATCAATTTATTATGCTGATTTTTTAG
- a CDS encoding stage V sporulation protein AE, protein MKKRVRVILVTDGDSVAQEAVETVAQSLNLRCISASAGNPTPISGETMVNLIKQAEHDPVLVMFDDKGEPEKGMGEFALEYVAKHPDIEVLGAVAVASNTTGIQGAKVDLCIAKDGTISRTAVDKKGDKKCGNLMIGEPIIKGDTVDVLNELDIPLVVGIGDVGKMKRKDDICIGAPITRKAIEEILQKNSIDYQTEIL, encoded by the coding sequence ATGAAAAAAAGAGTTCGGGTTATCTTGGTAACTGATGGGGATAGTGTTGCACAAGAGGCAGTTGAGACAGTGGCACAATCTTTAAATCTAAGATGTATATCCGCCTCCGCAGGGAATCCGACTCCGATTTCTGGCGAGACAATGGTAAATTTAATAAAACAAGCTGAGCATGATCCAGTTTTGGTGATGTTTGATGATAAAGGTGAGCCAGAAAAAGGGATGGGAGAGTTTGCGCTAGAGTATGTGGCAAAGCATCCAGATATTGAAGTGCTGGGGGCGGTTGCTGTAGCATCTAATACTACAGGAATTCAAGGAGCTAAAGTTGATTTATGTATTGCAAAAGATGGAACGATTAGTCGTACGGCAGTAGATAAAAAAGGTGATAAAAAATGTGGAAATCTTATGATTGGTGAACCAATCATAAAGGGAGATACTGTAGATGTACTTAATGAATTGGATATACCTTTAGTCGTTGGTATAGGGGATGTTGGCAAAATGAAAAGAAAAGATGATATTTGTATTGGTGCACCAATTACAAGAAAGGCTATCGAAGAAATTTTGCAAAAAAACAGTATTGATTATCAAACAGAAATCCTGTGA
- the ytfJ gene encoding GerW family sporulation protein, producing MSDTSIQGFMQTAMNSIREMIDVNTIVGDPVTTPDGTVIIPISKVTFGFVAGGGKGEIEQNENKSGFGGGSGGGVSVRPVGFLVCSVNQGIRFMCVDNHNVYDKLLDFMPQAMEKIQEMLNGNMTNYDDLESKENN from the coding sequence ATGAGCGATACGTCAATACAAGGTTTCATGCAGACTGCTATGAACAGTATTAGAGAAATGATTGATGTAAACACAATTGTAGGTGATCCAGTAACTACACCGGATGGGACAGTGATTATTCCAATATCGAAAGTAACTTTTGGTTTTGTCGCTGGTGGTGGTAAAGGTGAGATAGAACAAAATGAAAATAAAAGTGGCTTTGGAGGCGGCAGTGGTGGAGGTGTTAGTGTAAGACCGGTCGGTTTTTTAGTTTGTTCCGTAAATCAAGGAATTCGATTTATGTGTGTAGACAATCACAATGTTTATGATAAATTATTGGATTTTATGCCACAAGCAATGGAAAAAATACAAGAAATGCTTAATGGGAATATGACAAATTACGATGATTTAGAATCGAAAGAAAATAATTGA
- a CDS encoding FAD-dependent oxidoreductase, with translation MSNVVISGGGWSGCAAALSAAKAGAKVILIERTDLLLGTGLVGGIFRNNGRYTAAEESIAMGAGEFFKVMDENSRHTNIDFPGHQHASLYDVTTMEPMIKKILLEYGVEIKTQVRVNNVKKAGRHIEAVALDNGEILQGDAFIDATGSAGPMGNCLRYGNGCAMCILRCPSFGPRISLSGKAGVKEFFGEKADGSVGAMSGSCKINKDSLSDELKAELERKGVVVLKIPEGLRKKGGLLKKACSQYALDAFAENIILLDTGHAKLMTSYFPLMDLRKIHGLEKARYEDPYSGGVGNSMRYLAIAPCDCTLRVDDIDNLFCAGEKSGTIVGHTEAIVTGLLAGHNAVRCSLDMEYLVLPNTIAIGDFIEFVQRKMNDESGRRIRYTFSGSVYFNRMKEEGLYEINSEFIQQNIEKAGLKDIYYKCLV, from the coding sequence TTGAGTAATGTAGTGATAAGTGGAGGCGGCTGGTCGGGATGCGCAGCCGCACTTTCGGCGGCCAAAGCTGGTGCTAAAGTTATTTTAATTGAAAGAACCGATCTACTATTAGGAACTGGACTCGTGGGGGGAATCTTCCGCAATAATGGAAGATATACAGCTGCTGAAGAAAGTATTGCCATGGGCGCGGGAGAGTTTTTTAAAGTAATGGACGAAAACTCTCGTCATACAAATATTGACTTTCCAGGGCATCAGCATGCATCTTTATATGATGTAACTACGATGGAACCAATGATAAAAAAAATTCTTTTAGAGTATGGTGTTGAAATAAAAACACAAGTTAGAGTAAATAATGTGAAGAAGGCAGGGCGGCATATAGAAGCAGTTGCTCTTGATAATGGAGAAATATTACAGGGGGATGCTTTTATAGATGCAACAGGTAGTGCTGGCCCGATGGGAAATTGTTTGCGTTATGGAAATGGTTGTGCGATGTGCATTCTTCGCTGTCCATCTTTTGGCCCGAGAATTAGCCTTAGTGGCAAGGCGGGGGTGAAAGAGTTCTTCGGTGAAAAAGCAGATGGTTCAGTAGGTGCGATGAGTGGTTCGTGTAAAATTAATAAGGATTCATTGAGCGATGAATTAAAAGCAGAACTAGAACGCAAAGGTGTTGTTGTATTAAAAATTCCAGAAGGACTAAGAAAAAAAGGTGGCTTATTAAAGAAAGCTTGTAGTCAATATGCACTAGATGCATTTGCAGAAAATATTATATTACTGGATACTGGCCATGCAAAATTGATGACATCTTATTTTCCGTTAATGGATTTAAGAAAAATTCATGGACTAGAAAAAGCGCGTTATGAAGATCCTTATTCTGGCGGAGTTGGGAATTCGATGCGCTATTTAGCAATAGCTCCATGTGATTGTACTCTACGAGTTGATGATATTGACAATTTATTTTGTGCAGGAGAAAAATCAGGTACAATTGTAGGGCATACAGAAGCTATTGTAACTGGATTACTTGCCGGACATAATGCAGTTCGGTGCAGCTTAGATATGGAATATTTAGTTTTGCCCAATACAATCGCAATTGGTGATTTTATCGAATTTGTACAAAGAAAAATGAATGATGAAAGCGGTAGAAGGATCCGCTATACTTTTTCTGGGTCAGTTTATTTTAATCGAATGAAAGAAGAAGGTCTTTATGAAATTAATTCTGAATTTATTCAGCAAAATATTGAAAAAGCTGGACTAAAAGATATTTATTATAAATGTTTAGTATAG
- the spoVAC gene encoding stage V sporulation protein AC, translating to MKKLSKNEMQKQYQNKVDGIVPKPPVMKNILWAFCVGGLICCIGQVVQNYFLDGGLIKKDAAAATSSVMVFLGAFLTGIGIYDEIGKRAGAGSVVPITGFANSIVSCAMEFKREGFVFGIGAKMFVIAGPVIVYGLVMAFIVGLIRWFRVFW from the coding sequence ATGAAAAAGTTATCAAAGAATGAAATGCAAAAGCAATACCAAAATAAAGTAGATGGAATTGTTCCTAAACCACCAGTGATGAAAAATATATTATGGGCATTTTGTGTCGGAGGATTGATTTGTTGCATTGGACAAGTTGTTCAAAATTATTTTTTAGATGGAGGTTTAATCAAAAAGGATGCTGCTGCTGCTACTTCTTCTGTGATGGTTTTTTTAGGTGCTTTTTTAACGGGTATTGGTATATATGACGAAATTGGGAAAAGAGCTGGGGCAGGTTCTGTTGTGCCTATAACAGGATTTGCAAATTCTATTGTATCTTGTGCAATGGAATTTAAGCGGGAGGGATTTGTTTTTGGCATTGGAGCTAAGATGTTTGTCATTGCTGGTCCTGTAATTGTATATGGATTAGTTATGGCCTTTATTGTAGGTTTGATTCGATGGTTTAGAGTTTTTTGGTGA
- the spoVAD gene encoding stage V sporulation protein AD — MMNKKIGQQSIQFANPPIIISTANIGGPKEKEGYQGENFDILMEDNINGFDSWEKCESYMMEQVIAKAAEKANKQVSEIECILAGDLLNQLMSTHFAMRTLQRPFLGLYGACSTMAESILISSMMIDGGFANLVAAAASSHHDAAERQYRFPTELGVQRPPVAQWTVTGAGSSLISTVGDGPRVVGATIGKIVDMGIKDTNSLGAAMAPAAADTLLCHFNDFGIQPSEYDMIFTGDLGMIGKTMVIKLCAEHGFYLSNNYQDCGCMIYREEQDAHAGASGCASSAVVFNGHIYKMLQKKQYKKVLLVGTGSLHSPTSYQQKESIPCIAHAVAIQA, encoded by the coding sequence ATGATGAATAAAAAAATTGGACAACAAAGTATCCAATTCGCAAATCCGCCTATTATTATTTCTACCGCTAATATTGGTGGTCCAAAAGAGAAAGAGGGATACCAGGGAGAAAACTTTGATATCTTGATGGAAGACAATATTAATGGGTTTGATAGTTGGGAAAAATGTGAGTCGTATATGATGGAACAAGTAATAGCAAAGGCTGCAGAAAAAGCTAATAAACAAGTGAGTGAAATAGAGTGTATTTTAGCAGGGGATTTATTAAACCAATTGATGAGTACCCATTTTGCAATGCGCACATTGCAACGCCCTTTTTTAGGGTTATATGGAGCTTGTTCAACAATGGCGGAGAGTATTCTTATCAGCTCAATGATGATTGATGGGGGATTCGCAAATCTTGTCGCTGCTGCAGCATCAAGTCATCATGATGCTGCAGAAAGACAGTATCGTTTTCCTACAGAGTTAGGCGTACAAAGACCGCCCGTTGCACAATGGACGGTAACTGGAGCGGGATCATCTTTAATCTCCACTGTAGGAGATGGCCCTCGAGTTGTTGGTGCAACCATTGGAAAAATTGTAGATATGGGGATCAAAGATACGAATTCATTAGGAGCTGCGATGGCACCAGCGGCAGCAGATACATTACTTTGTCATTTTAATGATTTTGGTATACAACCAAGTGAATATGACATGATATTTACTGGTGATTTAGGGATGATTGGTAAAACAATGGTCATAAAATTATGTGCAGAGCATGGCTTTTATCTTAGTAATAACTATCAAGATTGTGGATGTATGATTTATCGAGAAGAGCAAGATGCACACGCAGGTGCGAGTGGTTGTGCGAGTTCAGCAGTAGTTTTCAATGGGCATATTTACAAAATGCTGCAAAAAAAACAATATAAGAAAGTTTTGTTAGTTGGAACAGGGAGTTTACACAGTCCAACATCTTATCAACAGAAAGAATCTATTCCTTGTATTGCTCATGCTGTAGCAATACAAGCTTAG
- a CDS encoding EcsC family protein — MYRPRMSEYEETQYCLIQQWKSAEPGIIAKALDKVTAPASWVLEKIIPLQGIKYVLDSANSIAKKTTDVEKLKNTAAVAEIKYLRHKGLAISDFLAHDIEKWALGIAATEGAATGWAGFTGLVIDVPAVITLALRTIYKIGLCYGYEGIEVWEQDFVFGILSAAGANTIEEKMVALTMMNEINIVLEEESNRLMGEFAKKQLNRRYAVMTVEKLTKQLGMNMARRKLMQALPVISSGVGAAINVWYINEVVAAAKCSYQERWLIDNQKVMR; from the coding sequence ATGTATAGACCCAGAATGTCAGAATATGAGGAAACACAGTATTGTTTAATTCAACAATGGAAATCTGCAGAACCAGGAATTATCGCAAAGGCTCTGGATAAGGTAACAGCTCCTGCGTCTTGGGTATTAGAAAAAATAATTCCTTTGCAAGGGATAAAGTATGTTCTCGATAGTGCAAATTCTATTGCGAAAAAAACGACAGATGTTGAAAAATTAAAAAATACTGCTGCGGTAGCTGAAATTAAATATTTGCGGCATAAAGGATTGGCTATTTCTGATTTTTTAGCACACGATATAGAAAAGTGGGCATTGGGGATTGCAGCGACCGAAGGGGCGGCGACAGGCTGGGCTGGGTTCACGGGTTTGGTAATCGATGTGCCTGCAGTCATCACGTTAGCACTGAGAACGATTTATAAAATTGGTTTGTGTTATGGATATGAAGGAATTGAAGTGTGGGAGCAAGATTTTGTATTTGGAATTTTGTCCGCTGCAGGAGCGAATACAATAGAAGAAAAGATGGTAGCTTTAACGATGATGAATGAAATTAATATCGTATTGGAAGAGGAATCAAATCGACTGATGGGGGAATTTGCAAAAAAACAATTAAATCGCAGGTATGCGGTAATGACTGTAGAGAAGTTAACTAAACAGTTAGGAATGAATATGGCAAGACGCAAGCTAATGCAGGCATTACCGGTAATCAGTTCTGGTGTTGGGGCAGCAATTAATGTTTGGTATATAAATGAAGTCGTCGCTGCGGCAAAATGTTCTTATCAAGAGCGCTGGTTAATCGATAATCAAAAAGTTATGCGATGA
- a CDS encoding nucleoside recognition domain-containing protein: MINYIWGFFLVFGIIYAGFCGNIEFVTESAIKAAQDAVLLSLNLLGMMCLWLGLMNIAKQAGMIRFLAKNLKPLLRLIFPSIPANHPALGAIVMTISANMLGLGNAATPLGIKAMQQLQTLNKEKKKATPAMCTFLVLCTTGTTLVPMTIIALRSAMGAATPTDIVGCVLMVSCIATIAGLGMDFLCRKILRLR; encoded by the coding sequence ATGATAAATTATATATGGGGATTTTTTCTTGTGTTCGGAATTATTTATGCTGGATTTTGTGGAAATATTGAATTTGTAACAGAAAGTGCGATAAAAGCTGCCCAAGATGCCGTTTTATTATCTTTAAATTTGCTTGGTATGATGTGTCTGTGGCTAGGCCTGATGAACATTGCAAAGCAAGCAGGGATGATTCGTTTTTTGGCAAAAAATTTAAAGCCATTATTGAGATTGATTTTTCCTAGCATTCCAGCTAACCATCCTGCGCTTGGTGCGATTGTTATGACCATAAGTGCAAATATGCTAGGCCTTGGAAATGCTGCAACACCTTTGGGAATAAAAGCCATGCAGCAATTGCAAACCTTAAATAAAGAAAAAAAGAAAGCAACACCGGCGATGTGTACTTTCTTAGTTTTATGTACAACCGGAACGACTCTAGTTCCGATGACCATCATTGCGTTAAGATCGGCTATGGGGGCTGCTACACCGACAGACATTGTAGGTTGTGTACTTATGGTAAGCTGTATAGCGACAATTGCAGGTCTTGGCATGGATTTTTTATGCAGAAAAATATTGCGATTGAGGTGA